Proteins from a single region of Chryseobacterium sp. T16E-39:
- a CDS encoding helix-turn-helix domain-containing protein: MEKLRNLRKQRGFSQEKLAGIIATDPSNYSRKERGEIRIYDDEWEKLATALNVSVEEIKEEKPTGIVHNENSTFSDNSNSGNFYNQQFNIPDSVIENLQDYIKVLKEQIETLKEENQKLKSK; the protein is encoded by the coding sequence ATGGAAAAGCTACGAAATCTAAGAAAACAAAGAGGATTCTCTCAGGAGAAACTGGCAGGCATTATCGCAACAGATCCTTCCAACTACTCTCGTAAGGAAAGAGGAGAAATAAGAATATATGATGATGAATGGGAAAAGTTGGCGACAGCTTTAAATGTGTCCGTAGAGGAGATAAAAGAAGAAAAACCAACCGGTATCGTACATAATGAAAACTCAACTTTCAGCGACAACTCAAATTCCGGTAATTTTTACAATCAACAGTTTAATATTCCAGATTCTGTTATAGAAAACTTACAAGATTATATTAAGGTTTTAAAAGAACAAATTGAAACCTTAAAAGAGGAAAATCAGAAATTAAAATCTAAATAG
- a CDS encoding T9SS type A sorting domain-containing protein, which produces MNIKLLFGALLFSTITATAQVATINENFSTFSGASLPQNNWTSNRPSPYALVSPNNFVQAYSSTDIVNPTYIITPELIIINGTQTLKFDSQISTGSFPGAAGTIQVGTVNSAGDASSFVAITTPVALQSTSQTYTYTIPATSAKFIAFKIQPSTIHSAFQIDNVIFAPTSTLAISDNLKPDNIIRFAVNTENTALQFVAKKDPKNIQVYSAAGQKVAEGKLNNQRFDISRLQTGIYYIAIQTAEGTITQSKFIKK; this is translated from the coding sequence ATGAACATAAAACTACTTTTTGGAGCTTTGCTATTTTCAACAATTACTGCTACTGCACAAGTAGCAACGATTAATGAAAATTTCTCTACTTTCTCAGGAGCCTCTCTTCCTCAAAATAACTGGACTTCTAATAGACCAAGTCCATATGCGCTAGTATCACCTAATAATTTTGTTCAAGCTTATAGTTCTACAGATATTGTAAATCCAACATATATCATCACTCCAGAACTAATCATAATTAATGGGACACAAACATTAAAATTTGATTCTCAAATCTCTACAGGTTCTTTTCCTGGAGCTGCAGGAACCATACAGGTTGGAACTGTAAACAGTGCTGGTGATGCATCTTCTTTTGTTGCTATTACAACTCCGGTTGCATTACAATCAACTTCTCAAACTTATACATATACAATTCCTGCAACATCCGCAAAATTTATAGCATTTAAGATTCAGCCATCAACTATACATTCTGCATTTCAGATTGATAATGTGATCTTTGCTCCAACCTCTACTTTAGCAATCTCTGACAATCTTAAACCAGATAACATTATTAGATTCGCTGTCAACACAGAAAATACTGCTTTACAATTTGTAGCTAAAAAAGATCCAAAAAATATTCAGGTTTATTCGGCAGCAGGACAAAAAGTAGCTGAGGGAAAATTAAATAATCAAAGATTTGATATCAGCAGACTACAAACAGGTATTTATTATATCGCTATCCAAACTGCTGAAGGAACAATAACACAATCAAAATTTATAAAAAAGTAA
- a CDS encoding DUF1801 domain-containing protein, producing the protein METLHQYILQTMPECKLWFLDGKNEEGKTVSNPNIGYGFQVMKYADGSTRDFYQIGLSANTSGISVYILGIDDKNYLPQTYGEKIGKASVTGYCIKFKALKDINIEVLGEAIRDGLEKS; encoded by the coding sequence ATGGAAACATTACATCAATACATTCTACAAACTATGCCAGAATGTAAGTTATGGTTTCTTGATGGTAAAAATGAAGAGGGAAAAACGGTTTCCAATCCCAATATAGGATATGGATTTCAAGTCATGAAGTATGCTGACGGAAGTACGAGAGATTTTTATCAGATAGGTCTCAGTGCAAATACAAGCGGAATTTCTGTATACATCCTTGGTATTGACGACAAGAACTATTTACCCCAAACCTATGGAGAGAAAATAGGAAAAGCGAGTGTAACTGGGTATTGTATTAAGTTCAAAGCCTTGAAGGATATTAATATTGAAGTGCTTGGAGAAGCAATAAGGGATGGGCTAGAAAAGAGCTAA
- a CDS encoding Crp/Fnr family transcriptional regulator, which translates to MKELFDFILRFGNLNQQQIDFIASKATELHLAKDAYFSEAGKIARQVGFTVDGILRVCYYDNKGEEITKYFIEENNMVVDLESFDNEICSSTYVQAVTDCTMIVFSRKDWLELLQTIVGWEAIVHKIISRALIQKVERRSPLVSEDATTRYLRFLEIYPTVVNRIPLSYIASYLGVTQSSLSRIRKNIR; encoded by the coding sequence ATGAAAGAACTATTCGACTTTATCTTAAGGTTTGGGAATTTGAACCAACAGCAGATCGACTTTATTGCAAGCAAAGCAACTGAACTTCATCTTGCAAAAGATGCCTATTTTTCGGAGGCGGGAAAAATCGCACGACAGGTGGGATTTACAGTAGATGGTATTTTACGGGTATGCTATTATGATAATAAAGGGGAAGAGATCACTAAATATTTTATTGAAGAAAATAATATGGTAGTAGATCTGGAAAGTTTTGATAATGAAATCTGCTCCAGTACTTATGTTCAGGCAGTAACCGATTGTACAATGATTGTTTTTTCAAGAAAAGACTGGCTGGAACTTTTACAAACGATTGTTGGATGGGAGGCTATTGTTCATAAAATTATTTCAAGAGCACTGATCCAAAAAGTAGAAAGGCGAAGCCCACTTGTTTCGGAAGATGCAACTACCCGATATCTTAGGTTTCTTGAAATCTATCCTACCGTTGTCAATCGTATTCCACTCTCCTATATTGCTTCTTATCTTGGTGTTACCCAATCTTCATTGAGCAGGATAAGAAAAAATATACGCTAA
- a CDS encoding RrF2 family transcriptional regulator — protein MLSKKSQYAFKALSYLVEKRNEGPTLISEIAEHKKIPLKFLENILLELKKSSILDSKKGKGGGYFFKENPANVKLAKIIRLVNGPIAMLPCVSLNFYEKCDDCNEDHCGLHDVLIEVRDASLKILEEKTLMDLID, from the coding sequence ATGCTGTCTAAAAAATCTCAATATGCTTTTAAGGCACTTTCATATCTTGTAGAAAAAAGAAATGAAGGACCTACTCTTATTTCCGAAATTGCAGAACACAAGAAAATTCCGCTTAAGTTTTTGGAAAATATCCTGCTTGAACTTAAAAAATCGAGTATCCTCGATAGTAAAAAAGGAAAGGGTGGTGGATATTTCTTCAAAGAAAACCCGGCTAATGTAAAATTGGCTAAAATTATCCGTTTAGTGAACGGTCCTATTGCAATGCTTCCATGTGTAAGTCTTAATTTCTATGAAAAATGTGATGATTGCAATGAAGATCATTGTGGTTTGCACGATGTCCTGATTGAAGTTCGGGATGCATCCCTTAAAATTCTCGAAGAAAAAACATTAATGGATTTGATCGACTGA
- a CDS encoding T9SS type A sorting domain-containing protein produces the protein MRTKLLLASMFALSVQQTVLAQTDANGYSTVNLTTGADYQNRVFFDFSANNIVSQPANTWDIAFFRNSSMSFGTRINDAQRVEVYQASAVPAEWDNINIANIASWGPILYNPDQTTSIQEGAFEQGSAAYGWGDYNGATHHIDGKVIFVLKYTTATNTNTYIKFMITDYFGGYTFKYSKWNGTAWGTTQTKTIANGADDAYFNYFSFATEDKVANLEPSKANWDLMFTRYWTDYTYPGGSMMYKMAGVIQNPSVTVAKVQPETQATPTSNLPAAGAFSNKITAIGHSWKPVSGVYNDAVYYVKRGSEYYRMYFISNEGATTGNMYFKYKNITATLGVKEIGTKASFGIYPNPTGADKKVTVLFDVKEKANSKGNIEVYDLSGKQVYKAELTNQSGFYKQDLNLSTLTSGTYLVKITYGGNTETKKLIVK, from the coding sequence ATGAGAACAAAACTACTTTTGGCTTCAATGTTTGCATTGAGTGTTCAGCAGACAGTACTGGCACAAACAGATGCTAATGGATACAGTACCGTGAATTTAACAACTGGAGCGGATTACCAAAATCGTGTATTTTTTGATTTTAGTGCAAACAATATTGTATCTCAACCCGCTAATACCTGGGATATTGCCTTCTTTCGAAATTCAAGTATGAGTTTTGGGACAAGAATTAATGATGCCCAAAGAGTAGAAGTCTATCAGGCTTCTGCAGTACCAGCAGAATGGGATAATATCAATATTGCCAATATAGCGTCGTGGGGACCTATTTTGTATAATCCGGATCAAACCACTTCTATTCAGGAAGGAGCATTTGAACAGGGATCTGCAGCCTATGGCTGGGGTGATTACAATGGTGCAACTCATCATATAGATGGAAAAGTAATCTTTGTATTAAAGTATACCACTGCGACTAATACAAACACCTATATTAAATTTATGATCACCGATTACTTCGGTGGGTATACTTTTAAGTATTCAAAATGGAACGGAACAGCTTGGGGTACTACACAAACCAAAACTATAGCTAACGGAGCAGATGATGCTTACTTCAATTATTTCTCATTCGCAACAGAAGACAAGGTAGCTAACCTTGAACCATCAAAGGCTAATTGGGATCTTATGTTTACAAGATACTGGACTGACTACACTTATCCTGGGGGATCCATGATGTATAAAATGGCTGGGGTTATCCAAAATCCATCGGTTACTGTAGCAAAAGTACAACCTGAAACGCAGGCAACACCTACTTCCAACTTACCGGCAGCTGGAGCTTTTTCAAATAAAATTACCGCCATCGGTCATTCATGGAAGCCTGTTTCAGGGGTTTACAACGATGCTGTTTATTATGTAAAAAGAGGATCTGAATATTACAGAATGTATTTCATCTCCAATGAAGGTGCTACTACAGGTAATATGTATTTCAAGTACAAAAATATTACAGCAACTTTAGGGGTTAAAGAGATTGGTACAAAAGCATCTTTTGGTATTTATCCAAACCCAACAGGAGCTGATAAAAAAGTAACAGTTCTGTTTGATGTAAAAGAAAAAGCAAACAGCAAAGGAAATATTGAAGTATATGACCTTTCAGGAAAACAAGTTTATAAGGCTGAATTAACGAATCAATCCGGTTTTTATAAGCAAGACCTGAACTTATCTACCCTTACTTCAGGAACGTACCTTGTTAAAATAACTTATGGTGGAAACACAGAAACCAAAAAGTTAATTGTAAAATAA
- a CDS encoding putative quinol monooxygenase produces the protein MNLHIIALFKFNENYLMEAVELFQNLVRETRKEEGCLQYDLIEDKDNKGTFFMIELWETVEHHNNHMGQDHLLNFRRDTSRMMESSTEVYKGFKIY, from the coding sequence ATGAATTTACATATCATTGCGCTTTTCAAGTTTAATGAAAACTATTTGATGGAAGCGGTAGAATTGTTTCAGAATTTGGTAAGAGAAACAAGAAAAGAAGAAGGCTGTCTGCAATACGACCTTATCGAAGATAAAGATAATAAGGGAACCTTCTTTATGATTGAACTATGGGAAACAGTAGAACACCATAATAATCATATGGGACAGGATCATCTTCTTAATTTCCGCAGGGATACTTCAAGAATGATGGAAAGTTCAACTGAAGTGTACAAAGGGTTTAAGATCTACTAA
- a CDS encoding thermonuclease family protein has translation MKRFRKVFLLVLIGISGLVLSQTAAKVIGIKDGDTILVLDKNNNQTTLRLAEVDCPEKGQPFGKNAKQFTSDLVYGKSIQFEKTDTDRYGRIIAKVYFDNGKYLSEEIIKGGFGWWYYQYSDNENLGVLESKARAMKLGLWSENETVSPWEWRKAKRAASQLKAKAKLSSVPLKVIAK, from the coding sequence ATGAAGAGATTCAGAAAGGTGTTTTTGCTAGTGTTGATTGGTATTTCAGGTTTAGTTCTGTCACAAACTGCTGCAAAGGTGATTGGTATTAAAGATGGTGATACTATTTTAGTTCTCGATAAAAATAATAATCAAACCACATTACGCCTTGCAGAAGTAGATTGCCCGGAAAAAGGACAACCATTTGGGAAAAATGCAAAACAGTTCACAAGTGATCTTGTTTATGGAAAATCTATTCAGTTTGAGAAAACAGATACAGACAGGTATGGCAGAATAATCGCCAAAGTTTATTTTGATAATGGAAAGTATCTTTCTGAAGAAATTATAAAAGGAGGTTTTGGATGGTGGTATTACCAATATTCTGATAACGAAAACCTGGGGGTGCTTGAATCAAAGGCAAGAGCAATGAAATTGGGATTGTGGTCGGAAAACGAAACGGTTTCCCCTTGGGAATGGAGAAAGGCAAAAAGAGCTGCTTCTCAGCTGAAAGCAAAAGCTAAATTATCATCAGTCCCGTTAAAAGTAATCGCAAAATAG
- a CDS encoding SDR family oxidoreductase, producing the protein MKSALITGANRSIGLETTKQLSEKGFFVYLGSRSLEKGEAVVKELNENGYQNIKAIEIDVTNPDSISAARNIVENEQGKLDILINNAGILGTNPQTATNASIKDIQQVFDTNFFGVISVTQAFLDLLKKSDSPRISNITSGLGSLTLHSDPNWKYYHVKGAAYGPSKSALNAYTIVLAYELRELPFKVNVIDPGYTATDFNAHSGPGSVESAASFIIKHTLTDENGPTGQYFSNDIEDESGISPW; encoded by the coding sequence ATGAAATCAGCATTAATAACAGGAGCCAACAGAAGCATTGGTCTTGAAACGACAAAACAATTATCAGAAAAAGGATTTTTCGTTTACTTAGGAAGCCGAAGCCTTGAAAAAGGAGAAGCCGTAGTAAAAGAGCTTAATGAAAATGGATATCAGAATATCAAAGCGATTGAAATAGATGTTACCAACCCCGATTCAATTTCAGCAGCCAGAAATATTGTTGAAAATGAACAAGGGAAACTGGATATCCTGATCAATAATGCAGGGATCTTGGGAACGAATCCTCAAACTGCAACAAATGCCTCTATTAAAGATATTCAACAGGTATTTGATACCAATTTCTTTGGAGTGATCAGTGTAACACAGGCTTTTTTAGACCTTCTAAAAAAATCCGATAGTCCAAGAATCAGCAATATCACTTCCGGTCTTGGTTCTTTAACATTACACAGCGATCCTAACTGGAAATACTATCATGTGAAAGGAGCAGCTTATGGTCCGTCAAAATCAGCCTTAAATGCTTACACAATCGTTCTCGCTTATGAGCTAAGGGAACTTCCATTTAAAGTCAATGTCATTGATCCCGGATATACTGCAACCGATTTCAATGCTCACAGTGGACCGGGTTCTGTAGAAAGTGCAGCCTCCTTTATTATCAAACACACACTTACCGATGAAAACGGGCCGACAGGTCAGTATTTCAGTAATGATATTGAGGATGAATCAGGAATCAGTCCGTGGTAG
- a CDS encoding DUF4268 domain-containing protein translates to MFSKQEAQQLKKEFWTAFGKSFPRKWILYDTKVKDFSFKFNADNKKAEVSLDIEMKDEIFRNAYYEKIWSLEDILKEYVGTFNKEEYFTLDNGKVISKIWIEKHQVSIFNKNTWSEIFEFFVEKMDGFERFYYEYEDFIKDV, encoded by the coding sequence ATGTTCAGTAAACAAGAAGCACAGCAATTAAAGAAAGAGTTTTGGACCGCTTTTGGAAAGTCATTTCCCAGGAAATGGATATTATATGATACAAAAGTCAAAGACTTTTCCTTTAAATTTAATGCAGATAACAAGAAGGCTGAGGTTTCCCTGGATATTGAAATGAAGGATGAAATTTTCAGAAATGCCTACTATGAAAAGATCTGGTCCTTAGAGGATATTTTAAAAGAGTATGTAGGGACTTTTAATAAGGAAGAATATTTTACTCTGGACAATGGAAAAGTAATCAGTAAAATATGGATTGAAAAACATCAGGTTTCCATTTTCAATAAAAATACATGGAGCGAAATATTTGAATTTTTTGTTGAAAAAATGGATGGTTTTGAAAGGTTTTATTACGAATATGAAGATTTTATAAAAGACGTATAA
- a CDS encoding sulfite exporter TauE/SafE family protein — protein sequence MVISRKVQVRLNVLLVTVALLLIVISSMYSLGYLDELLNILAKDNYIFYWMILVGVFAEIVAGSMGMGYGVICTTTLLFLNIPPHIVSASIHSAESFTTAAGSISHIKLKNVSKTLVKKLAVPAVIGAVIGALSLTYLGEYYSKITKTIIAFYTLYLGIQILSNAFKPKQNKALKKKTNLTRLGVIGGFIDSFAGGGWGPLVTGTLIKNAFTPRFAVGSSTVAKFILTITAAVTFFFTLGIQHWNIILGLLMGGIVTAPFSAMLTARLPVKRMFLFIGSLVIIMSLITIYKSVFK from the coding sequence ATGGTAATTTCTAGAAAAGTTCAGGTAAGATTAAATGTACTGTTGGTTACTGTTGCATTATTGTTAATTGTAATATCCTCAATGTATAGTTTGGGCTATTTGGATGAACTTTTGAATATCCTTGCTAAAGACAATTACATTTTTTACTGGATGATCTTAGTAGGTGTTTTTGCAGAGATCGTAGCAGGATCAATGGGTATGGGATATGGAGTGATTTGTACAACGACCTTGCTCTTTCTGAATATTCCTCCTCATATTGTAAGTGCAAGTATTCATTCTGCAGAAAGCTTTACTACCGCTGCAGGTAGTATCAGTCATATTAAGCTAAAGAATGTAAGCAAAACATTAGTTAAGAAATTAGCTGTTCCGGCAGTTATTGGAGCTGTCATCGGTGCTCTGTCTCTAACCTATCTTGGAGAATATTATTCAAAAATTACCAAAACCATCATTGCTTTTTATACTTTATATCTGGGAATTCAAATCTTGTCCAATGCTTTTAAACCCAAGCAGAATAAAGCTTTAAAAAAGAAGACCAACTTAACAAGATTAGGAGTGATCGGTGGATTTATAGATTCTTTTGCCGGTGGAGGTTGGGGACCTTTAGTAACCGGGACTTTAATCAAAAATGCTTTTACTCCAAGATTTGCAGTTGGAAGTTCGACCGTTGCCAAATTTATTTTAACCATAACCGCCGCGGTTACGTTCTTTTTTACTTTAGGAATTCAGCATTGGAATATTATTCTTGGACTTTTAATGGGAGGGATCGTTACTGCTCCATTCTCTGCGATGCTTACAGCAAGGTTGCCTGTAAAAAGAATGTTTTTATTCATTGGATCATTAGTTATTATTATGAGTTTAATTACTATCTATAAATCTGTTTTCAAATAA
- the gldG gene encoding gliding motility-associated ABC transporter substrate-binding protein GldG, translating to MKKISLKSPLGILLFVILPLVIILAVSGIRLDLTKEKRYTLSDNTIKVLESVKKPLTVEVYLEGDFPASFKQLQSETKFMLEEFRKINPKIDFKFIDPIKTKMSQDTLMAMGMQPSVLPDVKDGKVSQIVLFPYAVLKYNKGGVSIPLVVQQANINADEQLTKSIENLEYNLVSNIKNIATDKRKKIGVLVNQDELSPGEFQGFMHLALENYDAGPVIPKNQVELSVADVPLLKQMSALVIAKPRKAFTDGEKVILDQYIMNGGKTLWMIDAVNAEMDTLTRSKKVMPFPVDINMTDFFFNYGIRINPALVKDVKKFALLRLVTGEVSGNPQYTSLPWPYFPLGIAEKNDPITKNINPVKFEFPTSIDTLGRKNIKTKVLFESSERTLLKQVPNYVDLKEISSVDSLGQMEKPSTPKIFAVALEGKFTSAYASRIERKSYPGFKGESPNNKMIVIADGDVGRNKVIKGQPLPLGVDLMTNEQFGNEQFLKNALDFLLDDSNLMELRNRNIEERLLDRQRITEEKTNWQWFNLLLPLAIIGLLGGLFFWLRKRKFN from the coding sequence ATGAAGAAGATATCATTAAAGTCTCCATTAGGAATTTTACTGTTTGTAATCCTGCCGTTGGTGATCATCCTGGCTGTTTCGGGAATCAGATTGGACTTAACAAAAGAAAAAAGATATACCCTTTCCGATAATACCATTAAAGTACTGGAATCGGTAAAAAAGCCTTTAACTGTTGAGGTGTATTTGGAGGGAGATTTTCCTGCAAGCTTCAAGCAGCTGCAAAGCGAAACAAAGTTTATGCTGGAGGAATTCAGAAAGATCAATCCAAAAATAGATTTTAAATTTATCGATCCTATTAAGACAAAGATGTCCCAGGACACTTTAATGGCGATGGGAATGCAGCCTTCGGTTCTGCCGGATGTGAAAGATGGTAAAGTTTCACAGATCGTATTGTTTCCGTATGCTGTGCTTAAATACAATAAGGGAGGAGTTTCTATTCCCCTAGTCGTACAACAGGCTAATATTAATGCAGATGAACAGCTGACAAAATCTATTGAGAATTTAGAATACAATCTGGTTTCCAATATCAAAAATATTGCAACTGATAAAAGAAAGAAAATAGGAGTTTTGGTCAATCAGGACGAATTAAGTCCGGGTGAATTTCAGGGATTCATGCATCTTGCTTTAGAGAATTACGATGCAGGACCGGTTATTCCTAAAAATCAGGTTGAGCTAAGTGTTGCAGATGTTCCTTTATTAAAGCAGATGAGTGCTTTAGTTATTGCAAAACCGAGAAAAGCATTTACTGACGGCGAAAAAGTAATTCTCGATCAGTACATCATGAATGGTGGAAAAACCTTATGGATGATTGATGCGGTGAATGCCGAAATGGATACACTGACAAGGTCTAAAAAGGTAATGCCTTTCCCTGTTGATATTAATATGACGGATTTCTTCTTTAACTATGGAATCAGGATCAATCCTGCTTTGGTAAAAGATGTAAAGAAATTTGCTTTGTTGAGATTGGTGACTGGAGAGGTGAGTGGCAACCCACAGTATACAAGCCTTCCATGGCCCTATTTTCCATTGGGAATTGCTGAAAAGAACGATCCGATCACAAAGAATATCAATCCGGTAAAATTTGAATTTCCAACATCGATTGATACGTTAGGCAGAAAGAATATTAAAACCAAAGTTCTTTTTGAATCCAGCGAGAGAACTTTACTGAAACAGGTTCCCAATTATGTGGATTTGAAAGAAATTTCAAGTGTTGACAGTCTGGGTCAAATGGAAAAACCAAGTACACCGAAAATCTTTGCAGTAGCATTGGAAGGGAAATTTACTTCAGCTTATGCCTCAAGAATTGAAAGGAAATCATATCCGGGTTTTAAAGGAGAAAGTCCAAACAATAAAATGATTGTGATTGCAGACGGGGATGTTGGAAGAAATAAAGTAATCAAGGGGCAACCGCTACCATTAGGAGTAGATTTGATGACAAATGAGCAATTCGGAAACGAACAATTTCTAAAAAATGCTTTAGATTTTCTTTTAGATGACAGCAACCTGATGGAACTGAGAAATCGAAACATTGAAGAAAGATTGTTAGATAGGCAGAGAATAACTGAAGAGAAGACCAATTGGCAGTGGTTTAATTTACTGCTTCCGTTAGCAATTATAGGATTGCTGGGAGGATTGTTCTTCTGGTTAAGGAAGAGAAAATTTAATTAA
- a CDS encoding SDR family NAD(P)-dependent oxidoreductase, with the protein METKKVWFITGASKGLGLALVKKLLEKNYRVVATSRNSQSLISEIGETSENFLPLEVNLTDNEDVKAAISKSIDHFGRLDVIVNNAGYGQIGTLEELTDKEARANFDINVFGTLNVIRNAMPHLREQRSGHIFNISSIGGYSGNFPGWGIYCSTKFAVAGLTEALAEEIKDFGVKATVVYPGYFRTDFLSKDSIKTPENVIQEYETARNSEQSHLDEINGNQPNDPGKGAEALIAISEEQNPPVHFLLGSGTSDFLDNKIKIITDDAEKWENLTLSTVI; encoded by the coding sequence ATGGAAACAAAAAAAGTATGGTTCATCACAGGAGCGTCGAAAGGTTTAGGACTAGCTTTAGTTAAAAAGCTATTAGAGAAAAATTATCGCGTTGTTGCTACAAGCAGAAATTCACAATCATTAATTTCGGAAATCGGGGAAACATCTGAAAATTTTCTGCCATTGGAAGTTAATTTAACGGATAACGAAGATGTAAAGGCAGCAATTTCCAAAAGTATAGATCACTTCGGACGCCTTGATGTCATTGTAAATAATGCAGGATATGGACAGATTGGAACTTTAGAAGAGCTCACAGACAAAGAAGCCAGAGCTAATTTTGATATTAATGTCTTCGGGACTTTAAATGTGATCCGAAATGCAATGCCTCATCTTCGTGAGCAAAGATCAGGACATATTTTCAATATCTCGTCTATTGGAGGTTATTCAGGAAATTTTCCGGGTTGGGGAATTTACTGTTCAACAAAATTTGCAGTGGCTGGACTTACGGAGGCTCTTGCAGAAGAAATTAAAGATTTTGGGGTAAAAGCTACCGTGGTATATCCCGGATATTTCCGAACCGATTTCTTAAGCAAAGATTCCATAAAGACACCAGAAAATGTTATTCAGGAGTATGAAACAGCAAGAAATTCGGAACAGTCCCATCTTGATGAAATCAATGGAAATCAACCCAATGATCCAGGAAAAGGTGCTGAAGCTTTAATTGCAATCAGTGAAGAACAAAATCCACCCGTTCACTTTTTATTAGGAAGTGGTACTTCTGACTTTTTGGATAATAAAATCAAGATCATCACAGATGATGCAGAAAAGTGGGAAAATCTGACTTTATCTACTGTCATTTAA
- a CDS encoding helix-turn-helix domain-containing protein, with protein sequence MKKTFRFNSISEFHAFCNLPNPEHPLISLIDYSKVNYPTDDSELKWIQNFYSIGLKRNVHAKFNYGQQEYDFDSGVLCFVSPLQFLKLEIKPEVEVEPTGWLLVIHPDFLWNTSLANKLKSYDFFSYQVKEALFLSDKEEQTIVDIFKSIEKEYQSNIDKFTQELIVAQIELLLIYSERFYERQFLTRKKSSHELLDRFEQVLSQYFENGNLLENGVPSVKDIAEKMNISPNYLGTLLRIHTQQNTQQHIQNKLIDSAKERLSTTALSVSEIAYELGFEHPQSFSKLFKQKTNQSPLEFRKLFN encoded by the coding sequence ATGAAAAAGACATTTCGCTTTAATTCAATTTCTGAATTTCATGCTTTTTGTAACCTGCCCAATCCTGAGCATCCTTTAATCAGCCTGATCGATTACAGTAAGGTGAACTATCCAACGGATGACAGTGAACTCAAATGGATACAGAATTTTTATTCTATTGGTTTAAAACGGAATGTCCATGCTAAGTTTAATTATGGCCAGCAGGAATACGACTTCGATTCCGGGGTTTTATGTTTTGTTTCACCTCTTCAGTTTCTGAAACTCGAGATAAAACCGGAAGTTGAAGTGGAACCTACCGGCTGGTTATTGGTAATTCATCCTGATTTTTTATGGAATACTTCATTGGCCAATAAGTTAAAGTCCTATGATTTCTTCAGCTACCAGGTTAAAGAAGCCCTTTTCCTTTCCGATAAAGAAGAACAGACCATTGTAGATATTTTCAAAAGTATCGAAAAAGAATACCAATCAAATATTGATAAATTCACACAAGAATTAATTGTGGCACAAATTGAATTATTATTGATTTATTCCGAACGGTTTTACGAACGTCAGTTTTTAACCCGGAAAAAGTCCAGCCATGAGCTTCTTGATAGATTTGAGCAGGTCCTTTCACAATATTTTGAAAATGGAAATCTTCTGGAAAACGGAGTTCCTTCAGTAAAAGATATAGCAGAAAAAATGAATATTTCTCCCAATTATCTGGGAACACTATTGCGTATCCACACCCAACAAAATACCCAACAGCATATTCAGAATAAATTAATTGACTCCGCAAAAGAGCGCTTGAGTACAACGGCCCTTTCAGTGAGTGAAATTGCATATGAGCTTGGATTTGAACATCCGCAGTCTTTCAGTAAACTATTCAAGCAAAAGACTAATCAGTCGCCATTGGAATTCAGGAAATTATTTAATTAA